Proteins encoded within one genomic window of Candidatus Acidiferrales bacterium:
- a CDS encoding pitrilysin family protein: MQKRIRTRLTSSAVKVQHSNLSEPFREKLPNGVTVIGESILSVQSIAIGVWVNFGSRDEKKEENGLTHLVEHMVFKGTADFTAEEIVENIEGRGGYINAFTTKESSCYYAKIFKEDLETTIKVLSDLVLSPKFDERDLRNERKVVLSEMQEVYDDPEDWGMDFVEEKIFAGNSLSMPIIGRASLLKGFIPGDLHRFHSKNFTADRIIISAAGSFEQTNLVNLAEKYFSAMEASPKIFLRRKPSLNPGGNFVVHRDTGKQAHILLAARAPGLNDQDRFAASMVGVILGDGSSSRLHKNIREKDGLAYSIYSFGSAYSDCGILGIYVCTAVNDVDRAEDRIHTTISDFLKNGPTEGEVVRAKAQLKAGIIFSLENLWDRAALFARDEFYYRGRSNLSESLASIERVTAVEITEAAMEYLKKDNITSVKVLPMNSKVERRSRNKERKSKQ, from the coding sequence ATGCAGAAGCGTATACGGACACGTCTCACCTCATCTGCCGTCAAAGTTCAACATTCAAATTTGAGTGAACCATTTCGTGAGAAATTACCCAACGGCGTAACTGTAATCGGCGAAAGTATTCTGTCGGTTCAAAGTATCGCAATCGGCGTGTGGGTCAACTTCGGCTCACGCGACGAGAAGAAAGAAGAAAACGGTCTCACACATCTTGTTGAACACATGGTTTTCAAAGGGACTGCAGATTTTACCGCCGAGGAAATAGTCGAAAACATCGAGGGCCGGGGCGGATACATCAACGCGTTTACGACAAAGGAATCCTCCTGCTATTATGCCAAAATTTTCAAGGAGGATCTCGAGACCACTATCAAGGTACTTTCAGATTTGGTTTTGTCGCCGAAATTTGATGAACGCGATTTGCGGAACGAGCGGAAGGTGGTCCTCTCGGAAATGCAGGAGGTCTATGACGACCCTGAGGATTGGGGAATGGATTTCGTCGAGGAGAAAATCTTTGCAGGCAATTCACTCTCGATGCCGATAATCGGTAGAGCTTCCTTATTGAAGGGCTTTATTCCCGGAGATCTGCATCGTTTTCATTCAAAGAATTTCACAGCCGATCGGATTATCATAAGCGCAGCCGGCAGTTTTGAGCAGACTAACCTCGTAAACCTCGCTGAAAAATATTTCTCGGCTATGGAAGCGTCACCTAAAATTTTTCTCAGAAGAAAACCTTCCTTGAATCCCGGCGGTAACTTTGTCGTCCATCGCGACACAGGCAAGCAGGCACATATCCTGTTAGCTGCTCGTGCGCCCGGATTGAACGATCAGGATAGGTTTGCGGCATCCATGGTCGGTGTAATTTTGGGAGACGGGTCGAGTTCGAGGCTCCACAAAAATATCAGAGAAAAAGACGGGCTTGCTTACTCGATTTATTCTTTTGGCTCTGCCTATTCCGATTGCGGAATCCTCGGAATTTACGTGTGCACTGCCGTAAACGATGTGGACAGAGCAGAGGATAGAATACATACGACAATAAGTGATTTTCTCAAGAATGGCCCGACGGAGGGTGAGGTTGTACGCGCAAAGGCCCAACTGAAAGCCGGAATAATTTTTTCTCTTGAAAATCTCTGGGATAGGGCCGCACTCTTCGCGCGAGACGAATTCTACTATCGCGGGCGATCCAACTTATCGGAGTCGCTCGCCTCGATAGAAAGAGTGACGGCCGTCGAAATTACGGAGGCAGCCATGGAATACCTCAAAAAGGACAACATAACCTCCGTCAAAGTGCTTCCTATGAATTCCAAAGTAGAGCGGCGATCCCGCAATAAAGAAAGGAAAAGCAAACAATGA
- the ald gene encoding alanine dehydrogenase, giving the protein MIVGLLKEIKPNENRVALLPVGVELLVARGHRVMVEKNAGLASGFPDELYKKAGAKIIRDAAEVYDDADMIMKVKEPIKPEYKLIKKNQIIFTYFHFAASKELTDAMIKANAICIAYETVQKPDGSLPLLIPMSEVAGRMAPQEGAKYIEKPMGGRGVLLGGVPGVEPADVVVLGGGVVGQNAARIAAGFGARVTILDNNLQKLRYLDDVMPKNVLTLASNPYSIREAVIRADVVIGAVLIPGAKAPKLVTKPMLKDMKEGSVIVDVAVDQGGCIETCRPTTHEDPTYVVDGVVHYCVANMPGAVPYTSTVALTNSTLPYAIEIAGSGWEKAVRSNNEIKLGLNMAYGRITYQHVAEAFDLEYTPVEKVLD; this is encoded by the coding sequence ATGATCGTAGGACTGTTGAAAGAAATCAAGCCGAACGAAAATCGCGTCGCATTGCTGCCCGTAGGGGTGGAGTTGCTCGTCGCGCGCGGACACAGGGTGATGGTGGAAAAAAATGCGGGACTCGCCAGCGGATTCCCGGACGAACTTTACAAAAAAGCCGGCGCGAAAATAATTCGTGACGCGGCGGAAGTCTATGATGATGCCGACATGATCATGAAAGTGAAAGAGCCGATAAAACCGGAATATAAGTTGATCAAAAAAAATCAGATCATTTTTACATATTTTCATTTTGCCGCGAGCAAAGAACTAACAGATGCAATGATAAAGGCGAATGCAATATGCATAGCTTATGAAACTGTCCAGAAGCCGGACGGCTCTCTTCCACTTCTTATCCCGATGAGCGAAGTGGCGGGGAGAATGGCACCTCAAGAGGGCGCAAAGTATATCGAGAAGCCGATGGGCGGAAGGGGCGTGCTTCTTGGCGGAGTGCCGGGTGTCGAACCTGCGGATGTAGTGGTACTCGGCGGAGGAGTCGTCGGTCAAAATGCGGCGCGTATCGCTGCCGGATTCGGTGCGCGAGTTACTATTCTCGACAATAATCTGCAAAAACTCCGTTACCTGGACGACGTTATGCCAAAAAATGTTCTGACGCTGGCATCGAACCCGTATAGCATCCGGGAGGCTGTAATCCGAGCGGACGTTGTGATCGGTGCAGTGTTGATTCCAGGCGCGAAGGCTCCGAAGCTTGTAACGAAACCAATGCTGAAAGACATGAAGGAAGGATCGGTCATTGTGGATGTTGCGGTCGATCAAGGAGGCTGCATCGAAACGTGCCGCCCAACGACTCATGAGGACCCCACCTACGTTGTCGATGGCGTTGTACATTATTGTGTCGCGAACATGCCCGGCGCTGTGCCGTATACTTCGACAGTTGCGCTCACGAACTCGACGCTTCCCTATGCCATCGAGATCGCCGGAAGCGGATGGGAGAAGGCGGTTAGATCTAACAATGAGATCAAACTCGGCTTGAACATGGCATACGGAAGAATTACATACCAGCACGTCGCCGAAGCTTTTGATCTGGAATACACACCGGTGGAGAAAGTTTTGGATTGA
- a CDS encoding molybdopterin-dependent oxidoreductase codes for MAKVTIEGKSVEVENGTTVIRAAAQAGIEIPHFCWHPGLSIAGNCRMCLVEIEKMPKLAIACATQVADGMVVHVNSQKALEARKAILEFILINHPLDCPICDEAGECNLQDYTYSHGPGQSAFTEAKNKKPKRVPLGPNVVYDAERCILCSRCIRVMDEIVKNPTLTFVERGDRVFIDTFPGKELNDPYSMNVIDVCPVGALTNREYRFRARVWEMSSTEGICPGCARGCNINIWVRDNEILRLTPSHNPDVNSYWMCDNGRLNSFKHVNSQVRLNSPMVRKDGVLQEVGWDEALAHAADALKPFSKDEVAVIGSAYSSVEDNYVLQKFAKQILGTANIGFLRHSIEGDEDNLLIRADKTPNGYGAREVGVASSKVIDTNIIFELIGSGKIKALYVMDDDVAVSKEMEDLLTKLDVLIVNHWINTRTTQLANVVFPSATFAEKYGTYVNFLGRVQLSRPALSTLGQSRVPGRFNLSRLDKFGSIFDKWNKGTRRNVRSSWEIICAIGNLLGGKIRYQSAEKVFEEIAQVVPSFKGLSYAKLGDRGALLKKAKEEALV; via the coding sequence ATGGCAAAGGTAACAATCGAAGGAAAAAGTGTAGAAGTGGAAAATGGCACGACGGTGATCCGCGCGGCGGCACAAGCGGGGATTGAGATCCCTCACTTTTGTTGGCATCCGGGTTTGTCGATTGCCGGTAACTGCCGGATGTGCCTGGTCGAAATTGAAAAGATGCCGAAGCTCGCGATCGCGTGCGCGACTCAGGTTGCGGACGGCATGGTGGTACACGTGAATTCTCAAAAGGCGCTCGAAGCGCGAAAGGCGATCCTCGAGTTTATATTGATAAATCATCCGCTTGATTGCCCGATCTGCGACGAGGCCGGCGAATGCAACCTCCAGGATTACACATACTCTCACGGCCCGGGGCAAAGTGCGTTCACGGAAGCAAAGAACAAAAAGCCGAAACGCGTCCCGCTCGGTCCGAATGTGGTCTATGATGCGGAAAGATGTATCCTGTGCTCGCGATGCATTCGTGTCATGGACGAGATTGTCAAGAATCCCACTTTAACCTTCGTTGAACGCGGTGATAGAGTCTTCATCGATACCTTTCCCGGCAAAGAACTCAATGATCCGTACTCGATGAACGTGATCGATGTCTGTCCGGTCGGTGCATTGACCAACCGTGAATACCGTTTCAGAGCGCGCGTTTGGGAAATGTCTTCAACCGAAGGGATTTGCCCCGGCTGTGCGCGCGGCTGCAACATAAATATTTGGGTGAGAGACAATGAGATCCTTCGACTGACACCGAGTCATAATCCTGACGTCAATAGTTATTGGATGTGCGACAACGGAAGGCTGAATTCTTTCAAGCACGTCAATTCTCAGGTACGGTTGAATTCGCCGATGGTCAGAAAAGACGGCGTGCTGCAGGAAGTCGGCTGGGACGAAGCGCTGGCTCACGCCGCCGACGCATTGAAGCCGTTTTCAAAGGACGAAGTTGCCGTAATAGGCTCAGCTTATTCCTCCGTCGAAGATAATTACGTCCTACAGAAATTTGCCAAGCAGATTCTTGGAACTGCGAACATAGGGTTCTTGAGGCACTCTATTGAGGGTGACGAAGATAACCTTCTCATCCGTGCCGATAAGACTCCGAACGGCTACGGGGCCCGAGAGGTTGGCGTCGCTTCTTCCAAGGTCATTGACACAAATATAATTTTTGAGCTGATCGGCTCGGGCAAAATAAAGGCGCTGTACGTCATGGACGATGATGTTGCGGTTTCCAAGGAGATGGAAGATCTGTTGACAAAGTTGGACGTCTTGATCGTCAACCACTGGATCAACACCAGAACCACGCAATTGGCGAATGTGGTTTTCCCGAGTGCAACCTTTGCCGAGAAATATGGAACATATGTGAATTTTCTTGGAAGAGTTCAATTGTCTCGGCCGGCACTTTCGACTCTCGGGCAAAGTCGAGTTCCTGGAAGGTTTAACCTGAGCAGGCTGGATAAATTCGGCAGCATCTTTGACAAATGGAACAAAGGTACGCGGAGAAATGTACGTTCGTCATGGGAGATTATTTGTGCTATCGGAAATCTTCTCGGCGGAAAAATCAGATATCAATCTGCCGAGAAAGTGTTCGAGGAAATAGCTCAGGTCGTCCCAAGCTTCAAAGGGCTTTCGTATGCGAAGCTCGGTGACCGTGGAGCCTTGTTGAAAAAAGCAAAAGAGGAAGCGTTAGTCTAA
- the nuoH gene encoding NADH-quinone oxidoreductase subunit NuoH, which produces MIAIEALIKIIILLLVVLGTVAYLVLLERKVSAYMQDRIGPNRVGPKGLFQPFADILKLVLKELIVPVRANKFVHALAPVISITVALSALAVIPFGSYVVIAGQKINLMIANVNVGILYILAMSSLGVYGITLSGWASNSKYSLLGGLRSSAQMISYELSLGLSIIGVVMVNGTLQLDKIVEAQSRGFWNIVYQPLGFLIFVVAAFAETNRLPFDLPEAEPELVGGYHTEYSGMRWGLFFLSEYTNMIVSSALMATLYFGGWSLPYLNYSAMQANVAATVQVATFLAKTGIFIFIYMWIRWTLPRFRYDQLMNLGWKVLLPLAFLNLLGTGAVMLAVN; this is translated from the coding sequence ATGATCGCCATCGAAGCACTGATCAAGATAATTATTTTACTCCTGGTAGTTCTTGGGACCGTTGCATATTTGGTTTTGCTCGAGCGAAAGGTGAGCGCCTACATGCAGGACAGAATCGGTCCGAACCGGGTCGGCCCTAAGGGGCTGTTCCAGCCGTTCGCAGATATCCTGAAGCTGGTTTTGAAGGAGCTCATCGTTCCCGTCAGGGCAAACAAATTTGTACACGCACTCGCGCCGGTGATTTCGATTACCGTTGCACTTTCCGCGCTCGCGGTGATCCCGTTCGGGAGTTACGTTGTGATCGCGGGACAAAAAATAAATCTGATGATCGCAAACGTAAACGTCGGCATACTTTATATACTTGCGATGTCGTCGCTCGGAGTCTACGGGATCACACTGAGCGGATGGGCTTCCAACAGCAAGTATTCTTTGCTGGGCGGTCTGCGATCGTCGGCGCAAATGATCAGCTATGAGTTATCGCTTGGGCTGAGCATAATCGGCGTGGTGATGGTCAATGGCACATTGCAGCTCGACAAAATTGTGGAGGCTCAGAGCAGGGGATTTTGGAATATTGTCTATCAGCCTCTCGGCTTTTTGATTTTTGTCGTCGCTGCGTTTGCGGAAACAAACCGTTTGCCCTTCGATTTGCCCGAGGCTGAGCCCGAACTTGTCGGCGGCTATCATACCGAGTACAGCGGCATGAGGTGGGGACTTTTCTTCTTGTCTGAGTATACGAACATGATTGTGTCTAGTGCGCTGATGGCGACGCTGTATTTCGGCGGCTGGTCTCTTCCTTATCTGAATTATTCGGCAATGCAGGCGAACGTCGCAGCAACAGTGCAGGTCGCTACTTTCTTAGCGAAGACGGGAATTTTCATCTTCATTTACATGTGGATACGGTGGACTCTTCCGCGCTTTCGTTACGACCAACTAATGAATCTCGGCTGGAAGGTTCTGCTGCCGTTGGCATTTCTGAACTTGCTTGGAACCGGCGCGGTCATGTTGGCGGTTAACTAA
- a CDS encoding NADH-quinone oxidoreductase subunit I: protein MKRKLSLWERLYFPEIIRGMSITIRAFFRPKFVRQYPEERWIPPPVFRGRPVLVVEDETGVERCVACGLCARVCPPLAIQVQAAETELDKERYPELFEINMLRCIFCGFCEEVCPEEAIVMSKDFELTFTSPEDAIYAKDKLLIAASQLKDRLEFLKQYR, encoded by the coding sequence ATGAAAAGAAAGTTGTCGCTCTGGGAGCGGCTTTACTTCCCCGAAATAATCCGCGGGATGTCGATAACGATCCGCGCATTCTTCCGACCGAAGTTTGTGCGGCAATACCCCGAGGAGCGTTGGATCCCTCCGCCGGTCTTCCGCGGTCGCCCCGTGCTTGTTGTGGAAGATGAGACGGGCGTGGAGCGGTGCGTAGCGTGTGGACTCTGTGCACGTGTCTGCCCTCCCCTGGCAATACAGGTTCAAGCTGCGGAGACCGAGCTCGACAAAGAAAGATATCCGGAATTATTCGAGATAAACATGCTTCGCTGCATCTTCTGCGGATTCTGCGAAGAAGTGTGCCCCGAGGAAGCGATAGTGATGAGCAAGGATTTCGAGCTTACATTTACGAGTCCCGAAGATGCAATCTACGCCAAAGACAAACTCCTTATTGCCGCTTCCCAATTGAAAGACAGGCTTGAGTTCCTGAAGCAATACAGATAG
- a CDS encoding secondary thiamine-phosphate synthase enzyme YjbQ, translating into MKSHTEYLWFNTKSRKELVNITGEVEKNVKASGVQEGFCLVSAMHITSGIWVNDEESGLKQDLMEFLEKIAPARPEYHHHRTGEDNADAHLKRTLMHHQVVLPITKGRLDLGPWEQIFYAEFDGQRRKRVVVKIIGE; encoded by the coding sequence ATGAAATCGCATACCGAATACCTATGGTTCAACACAAAAAGCCGAAAAGAGCTCGTGAATATAACGGGTGAAGTTGAAAAAAATGTCAAAGCAAGCGGAGTGCAGGAGGGATTTTGTCTTGTCAGCGCGATGCATATCACGAGCGGGATATGGGTGAATGACGAGGAATCGGGACTCAAACAAGATTTGATGGAGTTCTTGGAGAAAATTGCGCCGGCCCGGCCTGAATACCACCATCACCGCACCGGTGAAGACAATGCCGATGCCCATCTGAAGCGTACCCTGATGCACCATCAAGTTGTCCTCCCGATCACAAAGGGGAGACTTGACCTTGGTCCATGGGAGCAGATTTTTTACGCCGAGTTTGACGGACAGAGAAGGAAAAGGGTGGTGGTGAAAATAATTGGTGAATAA